From a region of the Gemmatimonadales bacterium genome:
- a CDS encoding glycosyltransferase family 4 protein: MRVLHLTLSAARGGRRDAILTLIDHLRPLGAECGLVALRNPEPEVAEFADRADFVGGLSFAARPTRAELSQVRRICRERQVAVIHAHDHGSQYVASALRLTNPRVRTVMTFHRSLGIETEGARNFLRNAISLPLIDRVLTASDDRRKYFIANTLVRKSKVAVIPIGIDLTHFRPDPGVRHRLRESLGIGDEPLALIIGHFGPEKGVDLALQAATAAEGFLGNSPWNVAVLGTGAPDRTAALEEQARATLGTRVRFHGFQSNVVPWLQGADLLIHTPRLEAFGLVVVQAMACGLPVVASSVGAMPELIDHGRTGILVPPDDIERLGREVARLVRDGDERRRLGERGFARAMQFYDARHYARRHVALYRALVPDH, translated from the coding sequence ATGCGAGTCCTCCATCTGACGCTGTCGGCTGCCCGGGGTGGCCGACGAGATGCGATCCTGACCCTCATCGACCATCTGCGCCCACTCGGCGCAGAATGCGGGCTCGTTGCGCTCAGGAATCCGGAGCCGGAAGTCGCCGAATTCGCCGACCGCGCCGATTTCGTCGGCGGGCTCTCATTCGCGGCCCGTCCGACCCGGGCCGAGCTCTCGCAGGTGCGCCGGATCTGCCGGGAGCGGCAGGTGGCGGTGATTCATGCGCATGACCATGGAAGCCAGTATGTTGCGTCGGCGCTACGGTTGACCAATCCACGAGTCCGCACGGTGATGACTTTCCACCGCAGTCTTGGAATCGAGACCGAAGGGGCGAGAAATTTCCTGCGAAACGCGATTTCCCTCCCTTTGATCGATCGCGTCCTGACGGCGTCGGACGACCGTCGCAAGTACTTCATTGCCAATACGTTGGTCCGCAAGAGCAAGGTCGCGGTCATCCCCATCGGCATCGACCTGACCCATTTCAGGCCCGACCCGGGAGTTCGCCACCGTCTCCGGGAATCGCTGGGCATCGGCGACGAGCCACTGGCGCTGATCATCGGACATTTCGGTCCCGAAAAGGGGGTCGACCTCGCGTTGCAGGCGGCCACAGCAGCCGAGGGATTCCTTGGCAACTCACCCTGGAACGTGGCGGTGCTCGGGACCGGCGCCCCGGATCGAACCGCGGCGCTCGAGGAGCAAGCCCGCGCGACGCTGGGAACCCGCGTCCGATTCCATGGATTCCAGTCGAATGTGGTCCCCTGGCTGCAGGGAGCGGATCTGTTGATCCATACGCCGCGGCTCGAAGCGTTCGGACTGGTGGTGGTCCAGGCGATGGCGTGTGGCCTCCCCGTTGTCGCATCGTCCGTCGGCGCGATGCCCGAATTGATCGACCACGGACGGACCGGCATTCTCGTCCCGCCTGACGACATCGAACGGCTCGGTCGCGAGGTCGCCCGGCTGGTGCGGGACGGCGATGAGCGCCGCCGCCTCGGAGAACGCGGCTTCGCACGCGCCATGCAATTCTACGACGCGCGGCACTACGCCCGCCGCCACGTCGCGCTCTACCGTGCACTGGTGCCGGATCACTAA
- a CDS encoding glycosyltransferase family A protein has translation MSDTPAVTIVIVPRDRFSSVEACTRSILEHTPEPVKLAFLDFGYSRRTVRDLRELCAGRPFEIVPCGRTIPMDAFRSYLGRIDTPYTCWVDNDTFVTPGWLTAMLDAATTRGMRAILPLTFEREGLDIDARRLELRVHISHSELRKVAVGSEDYIFDYKPFRRAARDEVPAGPWTVDFFELHTFFAETALLRQIDFPSMVVREHIDIGIQLQRMGVPIWCVPQAEVIFDNIHTRPTIEDLRFFTFRWSDTLVDRSHRLFAERWGWRFYNEQFLKNWAFRRRVFSTARFCGLPHRAADLVSRAMVKFFRPALPAALRADPTDRSVRVFPESASSNEAVPAS, from the coding sequence GTGTCTGATACCCCAGCAGTGACGATCGTCATCGTGCCACGGGATCGCTTCAGCAGCGTCGAAGCGTGCACGCGATCGATCCTCGAACACACCCCCGAGCCGGTCAAGCTGGCGTTTCTCGATTTCGGATACTCGCGCCGCACCGTCCGCGACCTGCGTGAACTCTGCGCCGGGCGGCCGTTCGAGATCGTCCCCTGCGGGCGCACCATTCCGATGGACGCCTTCCGCAGTTACCTCGGTCGGATCGATACGCCCTATACCTGCTGGGTCGACAACGACACGTTCGTGACGCCGGGGTGGCTCACCGCGATGCTCGATGCCGCGACAACGCGCGGGATGCGCGCCATCCTGCCGCTCACGTTCGAGCGGGAAGGACTCGACATCGACGCCAGGCGCCTCGAGCTGCGGGTCCACATTTCGCATTCCGAACTGCGCAAGGTCGCGGTCGGCAGCGAGGACTACATCTTCGACTACAAGCCGTTCCGCCGCGCGGCGCGTGACGAAGTCCCCGCCGGCCCGTGGACGGTCGACTTCTTCGAGCTGCATACGTTCTTCGCCGAGACCGCACTCCTTCGCCAGATCGATTTCCCGTCGATGGTCGTGCGTGAGCATATCGACATCGGCATCCAGCTGCAGCGGATGGGAGTACCGATCTGGTGCGTGCCACAGGCGGAAGTGATCTTCGACAACATTCACACCCGGCCGACGATCGAAGACCTGCGGTTCTTCACCTTCCGGTGGTCGGACACCCTCGTGGATCGCAGCCACCGTCTCTTTGCCGAACGGTGGGGATGGCGGTTCTACAACGAGCAGTTCCTGAAGAACTGGGCATTCCGCCGGCGGGTCTTCTCGACCGCGCGCTTCTGCGGATTGCCGCACCGCGCCGCCGACCTGGTCTCGCGCGCGATGGTGAAATTCTTCCGCCCCGCGCTGCCCGCGGCGCTGCGCGCCGATCCGACCGACCGGTCGGTGCGGGTCTTCCCCGAGTCAGCGTCGAGCAACGAGGCGGTACCGGCGTCGTGA
- a CDS encoding EpsI family protein, giving the protein MASGSWIPAGILAAGCMINGTVAARRAGPVPLRAPLATVAPTMNGLAAIDDTIAADERRVAGMSSYVLRFYGSRTAPTFTIYVGYYDEQRQGKSIHSPKNCLPGDGWEPVESGARTIATATGPVTVNRYRVVNQGHNAMVYYWYQGRGRVAHDEFKVKYELLRDAALHGRTEEALVRIVVPVTGNDVAHADSVATSVVAPLVSDMKRVLPTL; this is encoded by the coding sequence ATGGCTAGCGGCAGCTGGATCCCCGCGGGAATTCTCGCCGCCGGGTGCATGATCAACGGCACCGTTGCCGCGCGTCGCGCCGGACCGGTACCGTTGCGGGCACCGCTTGCGACCGTTGCGCCAACGATGAACGGCCTTGCAGCGATCGACGACACCATTGCCGCGGACGAACGTCGCGTGGCGGGGATGAGTTCGTACGTCCTGCGCTTCTACGGTTCGCGCACCGCGCCGACGTTCACCATCTACGTGGGATACTACGACGAACAGCGGCAGGGGAAGAGCATCCATTCCCCGAAGAACTGTCTCCCGGGAGACGGCTGGGAGCCGGTCGAGTCAGGGGCGCGGACGATTGCCACGGCAACCGGGCCCGTCACGGTCAACCGGTATCGCGTGGTCAACCAGGGCCACAATGCGATGGTCTATTACTGGTACCAGGGCCGGGGCCGCGTGGCGCATGATGAATTCAAGGTGAAATACGAATTGCTGCGTGACGCGGCACTGCACGGGCGGACCGAGGAAGCGCTTGTCCGGATCGTCGTTCCCGTGACCGGCAATGATGTGGCGCACGCCGACAGCGTGGCGACCTCTGTCGTGGCACCGCTCGTCTCCGACATGAAGCGGGTCCTTCCCACGCTCTGA
- a CDS encoding class I SAM-dependent methyltransferase produces the protein MSPIELRGFAAPAPPNFRRGAQPTRHQVRRWSTVRALADGLGGSALDYGAGWGDITAGLAPQFTRIIGVDIDPARVEFAAAEWAPVEFSRCDEGAVAFDDASFDVVFSIVVMHFAPSAEGYLAECRRVLRPGGTLVIMVQNPDSMLRLIRRLQGRRVWDGGIGADSVAGFRAFLARGGFAVDREAGFFDPPFDRLKGPADLLLSMMNGAGQWFGLERRSSYIGFRCRRLP, from the coding sequence GTGAGTCCGATCGAACTCCGGGGATTCGCTGCTCCGGCGCCGCCGAACTTTCGGCGCGGTGCGCAACCGACGCGCCACCAGGTGCGACGGTGGTCGACGGTGCGCGCGCTGGCGGATGGGCTCGGCGGATCGGCGCTTGATTATGGCGCGGGGTGGGGCGACATCACGGCAGGCCTCGCACCACAGTTCACCCGCATCATTGGCGTCGACATCGATCCGGCGCGCGTCGAGTTTGCAGCAGCCGAGTGGGCCCCGGTCGAGTTTTCACGGTGCGACGAGGGCGCCGTTGCGTTCGACGATGCCTCGTTCGACGTCGTCTTCTCGATCGTGGTGATGCACTTCGCGCCGTCGGCGGAGGGGTATCTCGCCGAGTGTCGCCGAGTGCTGCGGCCCGGAGGTACGCTGGTCATCATGGTGCAGAACCCCGACTCGATGCTGCGCCTCATTCGCCGCCTCCAGGGACGCCGTGTCTGGGACGGCGGCATCGGTGCCGACTCGGTCGCGGGCTTCCGCGCCTTCCTCGCTCGCGGCGGGTTCGCGGTCGACCGGGAAGCTGGCTTCTTCGATCCGCCGTTCGATCGATTGAAGGGTCCCGCGGACCTGCTCCTCTCGATGATGAATGGTGCCGGACAATGGTTCGGCCTCGAGCGTCGCAGTTCCTACATCGGCTTCCGGTGCCGGCGGCTGCCATGA
- a CDS encoding glycosyltransferase, with protein MTDRHPPWEVVHCVFSVAIGGQEMVILSLAAHANRALFAPRVLCLHSAGELAPRFEALGIPVDVLDQPVGAGASVATIAALRRYLRRRRPAILHTHNPTPHQYGAVARMVTDVPVLVHTKHGRNQLLNLKGRLLERFAGQLTDALVPVSLDAAEVARTVEHVPANRIRVIRNGIDVRAGNPVPQRTGGWRAVHVARLNLVKDQETLLRAARIVADQEPAFHLDIVGDGELRDPLERLASELSLGETVTFHGMQQDIRPFLARADAFVLSSTSEGIALTLLEAMAAGLPVVATDVGGNREVVVPGETGFLVPSGDPAALAGAMTALFSSPARMRRFGDAARRRAVAEFSVESTVAAYEALYLGLLKHVNRTVPQ; from the coding sequence ATGACCGATCGGCACCCCCCGTGGGAAGTCGTGCACTGCGTCTTCTCGGTTGCCATCGGCGGACAGGAGATGGTGATCTTGTCACTCGCGGCGCATGCCAATCGCGCGCTCTTCGCGCCGCGGGTGCTCTGCCTGCACAGCGCCGGCGAACTTGCACCGCGGTTCGAGGCACTTGGCATTCCGGTCGACGTGCTTGACCAGCCGGTCGGTGCCGGCGCGTCGGTGGCGACGATCGCGGCGCTTCGCCGCTACCTGCGTCGCCGGCGACCCGCGATCCTCCACACCCACAATCCTACGCCGCATCAGTACGGCGCTGTCGCGCGCATGGTGACCGACGTCCCGGTGCTGGTACACACCAAGCATGGCCGCAACCAATTGCTCAACCTCAAGGGGCGCCTCCTCGAACGGTTCGCCGGACAACTGACCGACGCGCTGGTACCGGTGTCGCTCGACGCCGCCGAGGTCGCCCGAACGGTGGAGCACGTCCCCGCCAACCGGATCCGCGTGATCCGCAACGGCATCGATGTCCGTGCCGGCAACCCCGTACCGCAGCGAACCGGTGGATGGCGCGCGGTGCACGTGGCACGCCTGAATCTCGTCAAGGACCAGGAAACACTGCTGCGCGCCGCCCGGATCGTTGCCGACCAGGAGCCGGCGTTCCACCTCGACATCGTCGGCGATGGAGAACTGCGCGATCCACTCGAACGGCTGGCGTCCGAACTCTCGCTCGGCGAGACCGTCACCTTCCATGGCATGCAGCAGGACATTCGCCCGTTCCTTGCCCGGGCGGACGCGTTCGTCCTTTCGTCGACCAGCGAAGGGATTGCCTTGACGCTGCTCGAAGCGATGGCGGCGGGTCTTCCAGTGGTCGCAACCGACGTCGGCGGCAATCGCGAGGTGGTGGTGCCGGGCGAGACCGGATTCCTGGTGCCATCGGGCGATCCTGCGGCGCTCGCCGGAGCGATGACGGCGCTCTTTTCCAGCCCCGCCCGGATGCGGCGCTTCGGTGACGCCGCACGCCGGCGCGCGGTCGCCGAATTCTCGGTCGAATCGACCGTCGCCGCCTACGAGGCGTTGTATCTCGGCCTCCTCAAGCACGTCAACCGGACGGTGCCCCAGTGA